TTACCAGCTTGGTAGCCTTTGTATGATAACCGGGTCTAGTTGTCAAACAGTACATCTTACTCCAGTCAATACTTTTTttatgattgatttattttttatttaagtcaTTTTCTTACCTGCTTCTTGGCTACAGAAAAGCTACTGTAAAAAAAGCCTAAATCCAGACACCCATTATAACAAGTAACTAATATGTGaaatggcaaaataaatgtttagcatattaattattttattaaattggttTTAAATGAAGATAATTAAGCCTTAATTATATAGAGCACCTGCAGGAGGAAGAAGTGATGCAATTTTGTCTGAAAAGAAGAGAATTGTAGagatatttcaattaaaaagaaaacgCTGTAGTCCACCTGTGTTAAGAATGTATAATAAATTCATAACATACTTTATTTACATATGACAAAAACATTGATGTTTCATAGTAAAgtctgtacagtaaaaaaaaaatgacatcaaaAACATTGTATCAATTGTCTTCTTTTTCTtgacttttttcttcattttttaaatttatgttatgtatatattattgtatataaaatatattttgtgtatttaatatCTTATATACAATATTGTATataaaaattgtatataaaatatcttaatcaTAACATAAATtgtattgtatataaaaaaaaattttaaatcataacaTCAAACAAATTTCTTTCCTAGCTCAAAATACAAAATAGCCACCTAATACACCAAGAGGTTATGAAGTTAGGCCAATGACATGGTTTTCTTTCCTCATTACCAATGCAATATTCCTTTATCCCATTCATTTTTATTCTGTGCATCTaatcaaaaacagaaacaaaaagatagattgattttttttttgcattaaagccATTATTTTTCCCAATAAAAATGGACCTGAGAACATTTTTTTCTGAAcaaaccaaatattttttttctgaaataataatgaaagCTATTTTTCATTCCACAAAATGCAAATATATTCAGATACACTGTTAACATTTAAGACGTGCAACACAGccatctttaaaaatgtaaaataaaaatgttgttctcCTTTTTATAATCGGAAAAGTACTAGAAGTACAGTACATGAGTTTTTCTATGGCATAATAAATTTGGTGCCTGCAATCAAAATGACAGGCTAAAACTTTGGTTTCCATCAATAGGTCAAAATATGTTCAGCATACTTGTTCAACCATGTGTACACATTCTTATAGTTTATAAAGTGCATAATTAGAATTTCattcataatatttattacagttatttatataACAGTATTAGCataatttattagtaattatttaaTCTTGAACATTTCTTCATCAGGGTTGGCGTGAGACGTTATTTACAAAATGCATACAAGTCCTGGAAACCTCTTCCTCTCCCACTGCATTCACTGGGCTGGGGTGGTGGGTGTGGCGTGTAGTGGGCGTGGCCTGTGGTGGGCGTGGTCATTAGAGTTCACACGTGACGCTGGCATCCTCTGAATGGTCACAGTTGTGGATGTTCCATGCTATGTGAGAGCACTGAGTGAGAGTAGCTTCTCTGCCTGTGCACTTCAGATTGTCCATCTGGATTGTGCCACGGCCGGGACCGAAGTAGGCCGTCACCTGGGCGGCTCGAGGCAGCCCGCAGACCATCTGCCTGCACACCACCTTCGCATCTACAATATCCCAAGCGTCATCACACACGGTTCCCCATTCTCCTCTCAGGAATATCTCCACACGGCCCTCACAGTGATTCAGGCCCCCTACGAGCCTGATGGTACCTTGAGAagagataaagaaagaaagaaagaaagggatcAGCTGTGTGCCTAAACAGTAAGAGAGACTAGAAATAGTGTGTCTTTAATCATAGTATACAGAAAACTAGTTTTGTTGAAGTGTGCAGAGGGAAAACAATATTAGTTTGTCTGACCTTATTCACAGATATTTTTTCTTGGAAAGATTCAGACCCATTATAACTAGTAATATTAAATAGCAAAATCTATCAGATCTATCACATTACTTCacaaaacacagcacacacaaatgATGAAACatatattatgcatattattttagtgctgccaaatgattaatcgcgattatttgcatccaaaataaaagttttgtttacactatatatgtatgtacactgTGTATATGAATACAAacgcatgcatgtatatattaaagaaaaatgttgtttatatattaaatatatttatatatatatcagatataagaatctaaatatataaatgtatatacattttttaaatatacactgtatgtgtgtgtatttatatatacataaatatacacagacagtacacatatattatgtaactaAAACTTTGATTTTTGATGagattaattatgattaatagtttgacagcactaattatttcATTAGGAACGTAATATTatgtattacattattattttgtcttaatatgagaacatatatatatatatatatacacacaagtgtactgtatatatgtttaCAAAAACATACATTCATAGCATTCTTTATTTCTATTGAAGTCTGTACATAAAAAACAAGATTTCTTATTTGCTGTAGGTATAAGCAGTGTTTCATTATATCAGTGTTCTTACCCTCCGCTGGTGATGTGGTTGTAGTTGCTCTTGTAGTAGGTTTCTCCGTCATCCATATGCCAAAGTCTTTTCCGACTACCACGTACTCCATAGGAGCTGAAGGAAAGAAAACACAAAGGATTTACTTCGACATCTTCTTTTGGTTAACTTTCATTGACTGTGACATGAACGTACTCTTTTATAAACACTAACTTGTGGTTCTCATTCATGATCCATGGGTTGATACTCATACTTTCATTCCTTAATCTTGTGTATATTTTAGTCTTTCTTCTTCTCTTAAATGCTCATATATTAgacgcatgcatgcatgtattaATGCGTTAGTGGATGCACGTGGCCTGTGTGGAGGACGGCGTCCCCTGCGGTCTGTGCTGATGATGATTTGCTCCGACGGACCTCTTTGTTTTTCATAGTCACGGCTGACTGGCGTACAGAGGATGCTTCTAAACGCTTCTTAGCTGCAAATGCTGATCTTGAATcaaatgagtgtgtgtttgtaagtgtgtgtgaaaGAGGAAGCGTGCCAGAGGAAAAACCTCCTGCAAGACTTGACCACAATTCAGCAGAACATTGTGTTGCAGTGAggattttatatgtgtgtgtgtgtgtcttatagTGATTAAATAGTGGTGTTGTGAATGACTGCATGTATATCATGAATGAAGGATTAACAGCACACACAAGTCTTATCTATGCGTAAAGAATcttaatttttcttaaaattcttttttttctaaagaagtttcttctgctcatcaatgcttgatttatttgatcaaaatgcagaaaaaaaacctaataatttttttatgttattacaatttaaaataagttttctatttgcatttactttaaaatataaatttattcctAGAtgtattaaatagatttttttttcaaaagatagTAAAGACTTCTGTTGTTAGaatagatttctattttgaataaaccctgttctttttaccttttgaacagcagtgtgtaCATACACTTTATATTATTCTGTATTAAAACCTGATGAACAAATAGTTGTACTACACTATATTacctaaatgtgtattttttctaAAAGTAGGAATTGCTGTGTAATGTGCCCTGAACATGTTTCTGTGAAATACAGCTACATGTATGGATAtcagtttattttcatttaaataaataaataaaatggaactaatttagattaaattctctaaataattgtttaaaattgATCTAAATATCAATAAGTTCATGTATATGAATAAGTATGCACTttgtaaatgtgaccctggacaacaaaaccagtcttaagtcactgggttatatttgtagcaatagcaaaaaaaataaataaaaaaaattgttttatgccctttgtcgccggttctgttcatgatttttatggacagaatttctaggcgcagccaggggccggagggggtcaggtttggtgacaacacgatttcgtctctgctctttgcggatgatgttgtcgtgttggcctcatcaggccaggaccttcagcatgcactgggacgctttgcagccgagtgtgaagcggctgggatgagaatcagcacctccaaatccgaggccatggtcctcagtcggaaaagggtggcttgcccacttcaggttggtggagagttcctgcctcaagtggaggagtttaagtatcttggggtcttgttcacgagtgagggaaggatggaacgggagattgacagacggatcggtgcagcttctgcagtaatgcggtcgctgtaccggtctgtcgtggtgaagaaagagctgagccgcaaggcgaagctctcgatttaccggtcaatctacgttcctactctcacctatggtcatgagctttgggtcatgaccgaaaggacaagatcccggatacaggcggccgaaatgagctttctccgcagggtggctgggcgatcccttagagatagggtgagaagctcagtcacccgggaggagctcagagtagagccgctgctcctccacatcgagaggggtcagctgaggtggctcgggcgtctgttccggatgcctcctggacgccttcccgggaaggtgttccgggcgcgtcccactgggaggagaccccggggaagacctaggacacgctggagagactatgtctcccggctggcctgggaacgcctcggtgtccccccagaagagctggaggaagtgtctagggagagggaagtctggggttctctgcttagactgctgcccccgcgacccggccccggataaacggaagaagatggatggatggatggttttatgccaaaaatcattaggacactGAGTAAAGATCGTGTTCAATTAAGctgttttgtaaatttcttatcttaaatatatcaaaactttttttttttttttgattagtaatatgcattgctaagaattcatttgaacaactttaaagatgattttctcaatatttagatttttttgctccctcagattccagattttctaatagttgtatctcagtcaaatattgtcctcctaacaaaccacacatcaatggaaagcttatttttcagattttgaaacatcctaggatagcaaaggtcactaaaggaggtagagctttttcacatttggctcccaaactctggaatagccttcctgataatgttcggggttcagacacactctctctgtttaaatctagattaaaaacacatctctttctccAAGCATTCATAAATTGTGACTGCaattgtatctgatcaaatgcacattcttattctttatcttgggttaaactaattaatttaactttgttggatcagcagctatcagcagctaatgatgtctctgtttgtttgtatgttttgccacaagctccagtctggatccagaacacctgagaagagatgatgctgaccctcagaggacctcagatgatgctaaccctgaatcaacaacagaactaacaaatatcgctacaagtgtgactgcattatgtaataattgctattaataatgttcatcatctggctgactatgtcttgtattcatttttctgaaaaatcctgtcatacgcacACAAacggacagtcaccactgataagctactaccaAATATTTTAGAAACGtaatttttctgtaaagttgctttgtaatgatttgtatcataaaaagcgctatacaaataaacttgaatttaattgaattgaactggttttgtggtccagggacacatatgAATGTAAAACGCATGGCTTTTCAAAACTATTTATTTCCATGTGATCGTTCTGTAAGACTGTAAGGTATGTTATAATTCTCTTACGTTCACAGATGACTCCTGCATCTTCATAATGGCCGCAGTTATGCTGTCCCCAGCCCAGATTGAAGCAGTCGGACAGCTTTTGCTCGCTGCCACTGCAGTCCACGTTATCCAGCAGTATGGGGCCCGAGCCGTAGCCGAAGTAAGCCAGAGGTTTTGCTGCGATAGCCGGCCCGCATCCCATCTGTCTGCAGACCACCTGAGCGTTGTCCATATCCCAGTCATCATCACAGACCGTTCCCCAGACGGTGAAGTAGAGGATTTCCACTCGGCCCTGACAGCTGTTGAGGCCATTCACCAAACGGATGCTCGGCTTCTCTGAAAGAGCCACGGATGGATAACTCAGAAAACAtacacctatctatctatctattggtttatttattatttaattagatagatagatagtcagtcACTGGATGCTTTATGAGATGTTTGTGTCTTTGCTACCTTTCGTTATTGAGGCTGTAGAGACCGTCTCAGTTGCGGTTACAAGGCTTACTACGGCTGCTGTTTCTGTCCCTGAAGAAAACAGAGAAAAGTGTgatgaaaaaagaagaaaacagacaaaacattTGTTCTCGGTGATGTTTTGAAGGGACGCCATCTGCTGGTGCTTTAAGGGGCTTACTATTCAGGACGGTCCTGTAAGCAGGCAGTGTGTGTCAGATGGTCAGGCACAGCAGTTAATAACAATGGATTGGCTCTCAATTCATCCGTGCATTATTGAAACTAACAGGTGAAGTTACAGGCCCTACGTACAGATTCTGCAGAGTTTATACCTGCTGTGCTTTCAGGACGGATGAACTCTCTGCCTCTTGTCTCTGTGTTGATAACCGGGACCATGGTGGAACTGGCACCTGAAATATGACAGAGAGTTAGATCTGCAATCCAAGGAATACACTATTATCCAATATTTACACACAGTCAGGTCTGAAAGTCTGAGATCACACTGAAAATCActtgttttttatgtaaaaaataaagttttacataaaaaagaatgtgctaaattaacaaatgtaattgtaaatgACCACACAAAAATTGTTGTATATTTTGTAATGATTCAAGCGACTATGCTGACCATATAATTATGGAACATAATGctaaataaaatagcaaaaaaattacaaaataaaattgcaaaaatgaTGGAAAACCTGCACagccca
Above is a window of Carassius carassius chromosome 4, fCarCar2.1, whole genome shotgun sequence DNA encoding:
- the LOC132140079 gene encoding scavenger receptor cysteine-rich domain-containing group B protein-like; amino-acid sequence: MNRCCKSAAWILSCLLASFLLITFTCFLPTEDIKLQQRSVSTNNTNAPVTTQSQVRLVNGRNPCEGRVEVLYNSTWGTVCDDDWDMVDSNVVCRLLDCGVAMAVGSSSKFGQGSGPILLDNVDCKGGEMDLSQCRNQGWGVHNCYHYEDVAVTCKGNNAIEPRGLEPTTPSRLISALRDGAVRLAGSGDRCQGRVEIYYQGSWGTVCDDDWSMVDASVVCQQIGCGQAVGAPSNSYFGYGTGRILLDNVNCNGQEGSLATCNSLGWGVHNCGHHEDAGVICSGASSTMVPVINTETRGREFIRPESTAGTETAAVVSLVTATETVSTASITKEKPSIRLVNGLNSCQGRVEILYFTVWGTVCDDDWDMDNAQVVCRQMGCGPAIAAKPLAYFGYGSGPILLDNVDCSGSEQKLSDCFNLGWGQHNCGHYEDAGVICEPPMEYVVVGKDFGIWMTEKPTTRATTTTSPAEGTIRLVGGLNHCEGRVEIFLRGEWGTVCDDAWDIVDAKVVCRQMVCGLPRAAQVTAYFGPGRGTIQMDNLKCTGREATLTQCSHIAWNIHNCDHSEDASVTCEL